The following are encoded in a window of Phaseolus vulgaris cultivar G19833 chromosome 3, P. vulgaris v2.0, whole genome shotgun sequence genomic DNA:
- the LOC137839322 gene encoding uncharacterized protein, whose translation MHCKLFMSMLTGTTLDWFVSLPDEHVTSFVQFYTLFREQYITNRATPPVSYDLFDVRQYQGEPLKDYLNCFGAQVVRLHTKDEDMMVHALRKEIMSGPFSESLIRSRPKTFGEIRCRTVTHIVAEGELTEKRDNVVLIRPRGSSRPQPMRVHEATTEKKAPSKQQPYGPRKPQTMGRAREDVPPRHNFLVGLKELIVVPNIAERFMMPAKTDKRLGPNKNAWCEFHQTYGHPIRNCLALEHQLDELVKNGFLKDYLLESQGAQTSAAPGGDQGHEMPVHGEIHTISGGFSGRGYTASQRKKYARAMMTVEAQVADHALGINLFFTKADLRDVIPHDNDPVVIS comes from the coding sequence ATGCAttgcaagctgttcatgagcaTGCTGACAGGCACAACGTTAGATTGGTTCGTCAGCCTTCCTGACGAGCATGTGACATCGTTCGTGCAGTTTTATACATTGTTCAGGGAGCAATACATAACCAATCGGGCTACCCCGCCAGTCTCTTACGATCTTTTCGAcgtaaggcagtaccaaggagagcccttgaaggactacctcaactGCTTCGGGGCACAGGTGGTGCGGCTGCACACCAAGGACGAGGATATGATGGTGCACGCTTTAAGGAAGGAAATCATGTCGGGACCCTTCAGTGAGTCACTCATCAGGAGTCGCCCCAAGACTTTCGGTGAGATTAGGTGTCGAACGGTAACCCATATCGTCGCGGAGGGGGAACTCACCGAGAAGCGCGACAACGTTGTTCTCATCCGCCCGCGAGGGTCAAGTCGACCGCAGCCCATGAGGGTTCATGAGGCAACAACGGAGAAAAAGGCCCCATCGAAGCAGCAGCCCTACGGGCCTAGGAAGCCCCAAACCATGGGGCGCGCGAGGGAGGATGTGCCCCCAAGACATAACTTCCTAGTGGGATTGAAGGAGCTGATCGTTGTCCCCAACATAGCAGAGAGATTTATGATGCCCGCGAAAACTGACAAGAGGTTGGGGCCTAACAAGAatgcctggtgcgagttccaccaaacGTATGGCCATCCTATACGTAACTGCTTGGCACTCGAACACCAATTGGACGAACTAGTGAAGAATGGCTTTCTGAAGGACTACTTGCTGGAGTCACAGGGAGCCCAGACGTCGGCAGCGCCAGGAGGTGATCAGGGGCACGAGATGCCCGTTCATGGTGAAATTCACACCATTTCGGGAGGTTTCTCGGGCAGAGGATACACCGCTTCTCAGCGGAAGAAGTATGCACGAGCGATGATGACTGTAGAGGCGCAAGTGGCAGACCATGCCCTTGGCATCAACctcttcttcaccaaggccgacctcCGAGATGTCATTCCCCACGACAATGACCCAGTGGTGATCTCGTAG